A single region of the Labeo rohita strain BAU-BD-2019 chromosome 3, IGBB_LRoh.1.0, whole genome shotgun sequence genome encodes:
- the olfm2a gene encoding noelin-2a isoform X1 yields MSVPLLKIGAVLSTMAMVTNWMSQTLPSLVGLNGTTISRAGTSERIVSALYPSPEEGWQIYSSAQDADGKCICTVVAPAQNMCNRDPRSRQLRQLMEKVQNITQSMEVLDLRTYRDLQYVRDTENLMKTVDSKLKTASENPRSLNPKSFQELKDKVTQLLPLLPVLEQYKADARMILRLREEVRNLSLVLMAIQEEMGAYDYEELRQRVLLLETRLHSCMQKLGCGKLTGVSNPITVRASGSRFGSWMTDTMIPSSDNRVWSMDGYFKGRRVLEYRTMNDFMKGQNFVQHLLPHPWAGTGHVVYNGSLYYNKYQSNILIKYHFRSRSILVQRSLSGAGYNNTFPYSWGGSSDIDLMADENGLWAVYTTIPNAGNIVISRLEPQSLEVLQTWDTGFPKRSAGESFMICGTLYVTNSHLAGAKIYFAYYTNTSTYEYTDIPFHNQYSHISMMDYNPRERVLYTWNNGHQVLYNVTLFQVIKTAED; encoded by the exons GCCCTGTATCCGAGCCCAGAGGAGGGCTGGCAGATCTACAGCTCGGCACAAGACGCAGATGGGAAGTGTATCTGCACAGTTGTGGCTCCGGCACAGAACATGTGTAATCGAGACCCCCGTAGCAGACAGCTCCGTCAGCTTATGGAGAAG GTTCAGAATATCACTCAATCCATGGAGGTGCTAGATCTGAGGACGTACAGAGACCTGCAGTATGTGAGAGACACAGAGAACCTCATGAAAACAGTGGACAGCAAACTGAAGACTGCCTCTGAAAATCCACGCAGCCTCAACCCCAAGAGTTTTCAG GAATTAAAGGACAAGGTTACTCAGCTGCTTCCCCTGCTGCCAGTGCTGGAGCAGTACAAGGCTGATGCAAGGATGATCCTTCGGCTGAGGGAGGAGGTGAGGAATCTGTCCCTGGTACTAATGGCAATTCAAGAGGAGATGGGAGCCTATGACTACGAGGAGCTCAGGCAGCGAGTCCTACTGCTGGAGACTCGCCTGCACTCCTGCATGCAGAAACTTG GTTGCGGGAAGCTAACTGGCGTCAGTAACCCCATCACCGTCCGCGCCTCAGGGTCAAGGTTCGGCTCCTGGATGACTGACACAATGATCCCCAGCTCCGATAATAGG GTATGGTCAATGGATGGTTACTTTAAGGGACGTCGTGTGCTGGAGTACCGCACGATGAATGACTTCATGAAGGGCCAGAACTTCGTGCAGCATCTCCTACCCCACCCATGGGCTGGTACGGGTCACGTGGTCTACAACGGCTCCCTCTACTACAACAAATACCAGAGTAACATCCTCATCAAGTACCACTTCCGTTCACGAAGCATCCTAGTGCAGCGCAGCCTTAGCGGCGCTGGCTACAACAACACCTTTCCCTACTCCTGGGGTGGATCGTCTGACATCGACCTCATGGCTGACGAGAATGGGCTGTGGGCCGTCTACACCACCATTCCCAATGCTGGAAACATCGTCATTAGCCGTCTGGAGCCACAAAGCCTGGAAGTGCTTCAGACGTGGGACACGGGCTTTCCGAAACGGAGCGCCGGCGAGTCGTTCATGATCTGTGGCACACTCTACGTCACCAACTCCCATCTGGCCGGTGCTAAGATCTACTTCGCATATTACACCAACACCTCAACCTACGAGTACACAGACATCCCATTCCATAACCAATACTCCCACATTTCCATGATGGACTACAACCCTCGAGAAAGAGTGCTCTACACTTGGAACAACGGACATCAAGTCCTCTACAATGTCACATTGTTCCAGGTCATCAAAACAGCCGAGGACTAG
- the olfm2a gene encoding noelin-2a isoform X2, which yields MHLFSAMFLLLMLSTIPCEALYPSPEEGWQIYSSAQDADGKCICTVVAPAQNMCNRDPRSRQLRQLMEKVQNITQSMEVLDLRTYRDLQYVRDTENLMKTVDSKLKTASENPRSLNPKSFQELKDKVTQLLPLLPVLEQYKADARMILRLREEVRNLSLVLMAIQEEMGAYDYEELRQRVLLLETRLHSCMQKLGCGKLTGVSNPITVRASGSRFGSWMTDTMIPSSDNRVWSMDGYFKGRRVLEYRTMNDFMKGQNFVQHLLPHPWAGTGHVVYNGSLYYNKYQSNILIKYHFRSRSILVQRSLSGAGYNNTFPYSWGGSSDIDLMADENGLWAVYTTIPNAGNIVISRLEPQSLEVLQTWDTGFPKRSAGESFMICGTLYVTNSHLAGAKIYFAYYTNTSTYEYTDIPFHNQYSHISMMDYNPRERVLYTWNNGHQVLYNVTLFQVIKTAED from the exons GCCCTGTATCCGAGCCCAGAGGAGGGCTGGCAGATCTACAGCTCGGCACAAGACGCAGATGGGAAGTGTATCTGCACAGTTGTGGCTCCGGCACAGAACATGTGTAATCGAGACCCCCGTAGCAGACAGCTCCGTCAGCTTATGGAGAAG GTTCAGAATATCACTCAATCCATGGAGGTGCTAGATCTGAGGACGTACAGAGACCTGCAGTATGTGAGAGACACAGAGAACCTCATGAAAACAGTGGACAGCAAACTGAAGACTGCCTCTGAAAATCCACGCAGCCTCAACCCCAAGAGTTTTCAG GAATTAAAGGACAAGGTTACTCAGCTGCTTCCCCTGCTGCCAGTGCTGGAGCAGTACAAGGCTGATGCAAGGATGATCCTTCGGCTGAGGGAGGAGGTGAGGAATCTGTCCCTGGTACTAATGGCAATTCAAGAGGAGATGGGAGCCTATGACTACGAGGAGCTCAGGCAGCGAGTCCTACTGCTGGAGACTCGCCTGCACTCCTGCATGCAGAAACTTG GTTGCGGGAAGCTAACTGGCGTCAGTAACCCCATCACCGTCCGCGCCTCAGGGTCAAGGTTCGGCTCCTGGATGACTGACACAATGATCCCCAGCTCCGATAATAGG GTATGGTCAATGGATGGTTACTTTAAGGGACGTCGTGTGCTGGAGTACCGCACGATGAATGACTTCATGAAGGGCCAGAACTTCGTGCAGCATCTCCTACCCCACCCATGGGCTGGTACGGGTCACGTGGTCTACAACGGCTCCCTCTACTACAACAAATACCAGAGTAACATCCTCATCAAGTACCACTTCCGTTCACGAAGCATCCTAGTGCAGCGCAGCCTTAGCGGCGCTGGCTACAACAACACCTTTCCCTACTCCTGGGGTGGATCGTCTGACATCGACCTCATGGCTGACGAGAATGGGCTGTGGGCCGTCTACACCACCATTCCCAATGCTGGAAACATCGTCATTAGCCGTCTGGAGCCACAAAGCCTGGAAGTGCTTCAGACGTGGGACACGGGCTTTCCGAAACGGAGCGCCGGCGAGTCGTTCATGATCTGTGGCACACTCTACGTCACCAACTCCCATCTGGCCGGTGCTAAGATCTACTTCGCATATTACACCAACACCTCAACCTACGAGTACACAGACATCCCATTCCATAACCAATACTCCCACATTTCCATGATGGACTACAACCCTCGAGAAAGAGTGCTCTACACTTGGAACAACGGACATCAAGTCCTCTACAATGTCACATTGTTCCAGGTCATCAAAACAGCCGAGGACTAG